Genomic window (Saccharothrix australiensis):
TCGACGATCTCGGCCACCACGTCGGCCACCGCGTCCGGCGTCGACGGCTGTGGCGTCGGGATGCGCAGGCGCTCACCGTCCAGCGCGCCAGCCTCCAGGTCCACCAGCCCGCCCTTGATGCCCGAGCCGCCGATGTCCACGCCGAACCCGCGGGTCATGCCCATCCCCGTGGCCCTTCCTGTTCGATTCAGCAACCGTGGCCGCAGACACTAGCCTGCGGTTCCCCGATAGTCCCGTGCGAGTGACCCAGGAGGAACAGTTGCGCTTCGATCCGGACGCGTTGGTGGACGTCGCGGTGCGGGTGGCCCGTGAGGCGGGCGACCTCGTGCGGGTGACTCGGGACTCCGCCGTGTCGGACGTCGACACGAAGAGCACGATCACCGACGTCGTCACCGCCGCCGACCGCGCGGCCGAACGGCTGGTGCGGCGGCGGCTGGCCGAGCTGCGGCCCGGCGAGCCGGTCGTCGGCGAGGAGGAGGGCGGCGCGGCGGTCGAGGGGCTGACGTGGGTCGTGGACCCCATCGACGGCACGGTGAACTACCTGTACGGGATCCCGCACTACGCGGTGTCGATCGCGGCGCAGGTCGACGGGGAGTCGGTGGCGGGCGCCGTGGTCGAGCCGGCGACCGGGCACGTGTGGACGGCGGCGCGCGGTGGGGGCGCGTGGTTGGACGGGCGGCGGCTCACCGCTTCGGGTGCGACCCGGTTGGAGGTTTCCCTGCTGGGTTGCGGGTTCTCCTACCGGGCGGAGCGGCGGCAGCGGCAGGCGGAGGCGCTGGCGGGCCTGGCGACCGTCGTCCGGGACTTCCGGCGGGCCGGTGCGGCGTCGTTGGACCTGTGCTCGGTGGCGGCGGGGCGGTTGGACGCGTACGCCGAGCACGGCCTGGGGCGGTGGGACTGGGCGGCGGGGATCCTGCTGGCCAGCGAGGCCGGTGCGGTGGTGTTCACGCCGGGGCAGGCTCCCGAGCTGGGCGTGGACGCGACCTTCGCCGCCGCGCCGGGTATCGCGGACGCGTTGTTCGCGGCTCTGGTGGAGCACGGGTTCGGGAAGGTCTGAGGGCCGGCCGTGCCTTTGCGGCGCGCGGTGGTGCGGGGTGCCGTGCCGTGCCGTGGTGCGGGATGCCGGCCCGTGGTGCGCTGAGGCGTGCCGTGGTGGAGCGGTGCGGTGGTGGGGCTGAGGGGTCGAGCGGAGAGGTCGGGGGGTGGCCTCCGGCCCCCGGCTCCATGATCTCACGCGGCACCGACAATTCCGGCGTCAGCGCAGCTCAGGCGCGACGGAACGGCAGCGGTGATCGTCGGTCAGCCGTGCACGTCCAGCCGTGCACGTCCAGCCGTGCACGTCCAGCCGTGCACGTCCGGCGGTGCACGTCGGTCAGCAGTGCACGTCCCGCGCGCCCTTGAGGTTGTCCGCGTTCAGCGTCGGCGCGCCGCGCTCCGCGACCTGCCCGCCCTGCTGGTCGGGCTGCTGCTCGGCCCACGCCGCGAGCTGGTCCAGCACCTTCCGCGCGTCGGCGTTCGGCTTGACCTCGGTGAACTTCTTGCCGATCGAGAGGTCCACGGTCGCGTCCTGGCGCTCGTCGCGCACCAGCTCCAGGCACGGCTCGACCAGGCTCAGCGTCCGCGCCGCGCTCGCGCCCGGCGCGCCGAACCGGATCTGGCCCCGGCAGGTCATGTCCTGCGCCGGGTAGACCGGGTCGTTCGTCGGCTCGGCCGCCTGCTTGAACCCCAGCTCGGTCAGCGTCGTCGCCACGAACCGGGCCTGGTTGCGCTGCGTGCTCGCGTTGAACACGCGGAACTGCACCTCGCCGACCGGCACCGGGTCGGTGCGGTCCAGGGCGTCGTGGGTCAGGACGGTCCCCGCCGGGACCGCTCCCGCCGACGCGCCGCCTTCCGGCGCGGGCACCGCGGCCGACGACGGCACCCGGCCGGGCGGGTCGCACTTGATCGCCGCGTCGACGTCGTCGGCGTCCGCCAGCACGCGGTTCCAGACCACCACCGCCGTGACGGCGAGCACCAGGAACAGCACGAG
Coding sequences:
- a CDS encoding inositol monophosphatase family protein yields the protein MRFDPDALVDVAVRVAREAGDLVRVTRDSAVSDVDTKSTITDVVTAADRAAERLVRRRLAELRPGEPVVGEEEGGAAVEGLTWVVDPIDGTVNYLYGIPHYAVSIAAQVDGESVAGAVVEPATGHVWTAARGGGAWLDGRRLTASGATRLEVSLLGCGFSYRAERRQRQAEALAGLATVVRDFRRAGAASLDLCSVAAGRLDAYAEHGLGRWDWAAGILLASEAGAVVFTPGQAPELGVDATFAAAPGIADALFAALVEHGFGKV
- the cei gene encoding envelope integrity protein Cei, whose protein sequence is MRPGSDNGGSSRYRRRRPVPALVLFLVLAVTAVVVWNRVLADADDVDAAIKCDPPGRVPSSAAVPAPEGGASAGAVPAGTVLTHDALDRTDPVPVGEVQFRVFNASTQRNQARFVATTLTELGFKQAAEPTNDPVYPAQDMTCRGQIRFGAPGASAARTLSLVEPCLELVRDERQDATVDLSIGKKFTEVKPNADARKVLDQLAAWAEQQPDQQGGQVAERGAPTLNADNLKGARDVHC